Sequence from the Catenuloplanes indicus genome:
TGGCCACCGGTCTCGCGGTCACCGGTGCCGGTGGCGACGTGCTGTTCATCGAGGCCACCGCGATGCCGGGCGAGGGCGGGCTGACGCTCACCGGCCAGCTCGGCGACGTGATGAAGGAGTCCGCGCAGATCGCACTCTCCTACCTGCGCTCGCACGACCTGGCCGCGCCGCTCGACGGCAGGCGCCTGCACCTGCACGTACCGGCCGGTGCGGTGCCGAAGGACGGGCCGAGCGCGGGCATCACCATGGTCACCGCGCTCGCGTCGCTGGCGTCCGGCCGTCCGGTACGTCCCGAGGTGGGCATGACCGGTGAGGTCACGCTGGCCGGGCGGGTGCTGCCGATCGGCGGCGTCAAGCAGAAGCTGCTGGCCGCGCACCGGGCCGGGCTCACCGAGGTGATCATCCCGGCGCGCAACGAGCCGGATCTGGACGACCTGCCGGCGGAGATCCGCCAGCAGCTGACCATTCACGCGCTCGCCGACGTGGCCGACGTGCTGGAGATCGCGCTGCGACCGGCGGCCGCGGAGGCCGTGCCGGCCGCGGCTTAGCGGAACGGGCGGCCCGGGTGCTTTCTCACGCACCCGGGCCGCACCGTGTCCGCACCCGTTCCGCAACCGGTCACCCGCCTAATTCTCAGCGACAGACCCGCTGAGAACCCCTGGGAAAACCGCATGCAGAACCTTCGCCGCCGGATGCTCACCCCCGTCCTGGCCGCCACCGTCGCCATCGCCCCCGCGCTCGGCATCGCCGCACCGGCCGCGGCCGCGCCCGCCGGCGTGGTCTTCGCGCAGGAGACCGTCGACGAGCCGTCCTGGGACTGGAACCCGGCGAGCGTCAGCGTGACGTCGGTCAAGTTCAGCAAGACCGCGTTCACGCTGAGGTCCACCGAGAAGTGCGCGAACCGCGCGCACATCACCGCCACGCTCAGTGGTCCGCTGCCGACGGAGAACGTGTTCGCGTCCGCGGTCGGCGTGGACATCCGGCGCAACGGCGCGATCTACGACGCCGTGATCCTGACCAACAGCGGCGGCACCACCTGGGAGGGCGACCTGCCGGTCTGCGGCACGGACCCGGCCGGCACGTACCGCACGGAGCTGTACGGCGCCTACGTCACCGGCACCGGCCTGGACGACCCGGACCTCACGTTCTACCGCACCAACGTGGTGAACGGCGCGTACACGGTCAAGCGCCCGGCGTCCGTGACGCTGAACGCCACGCCGGAGCCGGCCCGGAAGGGTGCGACGCTCACCGCGAAGGGCGTCTTCAGCACGGACGGCAAGGCCGCGGCGAACACGAAGGTGCAGATCTGGTTCAAGGCGGACGGCTCGTCAGCCTGGACCCGGAAGGCGACCGTGACCACGAACGCCAAGGGCGCCTACCGCGCCACGATCAAAGCCACCGCATCGGGTACGTGGAAGGCCGTCGTGCCCGCGACCGGCTCGCGCAACGAGGTCGTGGCCTACGACGCCGTGACGGTCCGGAAGTAAATACCATCGTGGCCATGGGCATGGTTCACACCGTCGGGTTGGTGCTGCACCCGCAACGCGACTCGAAAATCGCGATAGACACGATCGTCGAGTGGGCACGCGCCCGCGGTGTGACCGTGCTGGGGCTGCCGGACGAGATAGCGCGCATCGACTGCAGCGCGGTCCCGGCCGGCGAGGTGGAGCTGCTCGACCGGTCCGACCTGCTGGTCAGTCTCGGCGGCGACGGCACCATGCTGCGCAGCATGCGGCTGTCCGCCGGGCGCAGCACGCCGGTGCTCGGCGTGAACCTGGGCCGGCTCGGCTTCCTCGCCGAGATCGACGTTGACGAGCTGCCCGAGACGCTGTCCCGGATCGACGGGCACGACTTCACGGTCGAGTCCCGGATGGCGATCCGCACGCTGCTGCCGGACGGCTCCGAGGTGACCGCGTTCAACGACATCGCGCTGGCCCGGGTGCCCGGCGAGGGCATGGCCGGCGTGGCGATCTCGGTACAGGGCGCGCCGTTCGTGCGGTACGCCGCGGACGCGGTCATCGTGGCCACGTCGACCGGTTCCACCGCGTACAGCTTCGCGGCCGGCGGCCCGATCGTCTCCCCCACCGTCGAGGGTTTCCTGGTCGTGCCGTCGTCCGCGCACTCCAGCTTCAACCGCGCGCTGGTGCTCTCCGCGGACGAGGAGGTCGTGCTCGACCTGCTGCCGAGCAGCGGCGAGCTGGCGCTCGAGGTGGACGGCATCATCTCCGGCCGTCTCAAGCCCGGCGACCAGATCTGCGTCAGCGCCCGCCGGGCCGCCGCCAACGTGGTCCGCCTCGGCCGCACCACGTTCTACGAACGCGCCCGCCGCAAACTCCGCGTCAACGGCTCCGCCGAGGTCGACTGAGAAGCCAACCCTCCAACAGCGGATCTTCCCTCTTCCGCCGTGGTCTCGAGCCGCGCCTGCCGCACGCCGTTCGCGGCCCGACGCCGTTCGCGGCCCGACGGCGTTCGCGGCCGACGGCGTTCGCGGCCGACGGCGTTCGCGGCCCGACGCGTTGACCTTCACGCAGGCGCTGCGGAGCGGCCGCAAAAGCGGAAAGGCTCATTGACCGATGCGTTGTGGCAGTCAACTGGCGACTTTGACCGCCGACCCGAAGTCAGCCAGCGGACGAGTCAGACCGGCCAGCACGGGGACCCACCACCAATACTTACCGCCAGCGGAGTCTTGCCGCCCGGCGAGGTTTGCCCGCGGGAGCACTCGGAACGTGACCACGCCGGAAGCGGGAAGACCAAGAATGCGCATGTGGTCCGGCCCGGGGCCGCCTTCGCAGGGAGAGAGGCACCCGGGCCGGGTGTGTGGTCAGACGCCGGCGAGGCGGCTCGGGGACGGGCGGAGGTAGACGAACCAGGTGACGGCGAGGCAGAGCGCGTAGTAGGCGATGAACGCGAGGTAGGCCGCCTCGGCCGAGCCGGTGGTCAGGAAGGACTGGCGGAACGCGATGTTGACCAGCACGCCGCCGAACGCGCCGATCGCGCCAGCGATGCCGATCAGCGCGCCGGAGAGGCGGCGCGCGCGGGCCTCGGCGATCTCCGGGGGCGCGTCGCTCAGCGTGCTCTTCGCCTTGAAGATCGCCGGGATCATCTTGTACGTGGAGCCGTTCCCGACGCCGGAGAAGACGAACAGCAGCACGAAGCCGACCAGGTAGAGCGGCAGCGAGCGGGCGGTCGACGCGTACAGCACGACGGCCGCACCGGCGCCCATCGCGGCGAAGTTGAGCATGGTCACGAACGCGCCGCCGAACCGGTCCGCGAGCGCGCCGCCGATCGGCCGGATCAGCGAGCCGAGCAGCGGGCCGAGGAACGTCAGGTACGCGGCCTCGACCGGCGTGCTGAACGAGTCCTTGAACTGCACCTGGAGCACCTGGCCGAACGCGAACCCGAAGCCGATGAACGACCCGAACGTGCCGATGTAGAGCACCGACATGATCCAGGTGTGCGGGTCGCGGCTGACCTCGCGCAGCGCGCCCTTCTCGTTCGATGCCACGGTCAGGTTGTCCATGTAGAGCGCGGACGCGACCGCGGCGACCACGATCAGCGGGATGTAGATGCCGGCGATCAGGCCGGGCCGTCCGGCACCGGCCGTGGCCAGCACTGCGAGGCCGACCAGCTGCACCACGGCCACGCCGAGGTTGCCGCCGCCCGCGTTCAGGCCGAGCGCCCAGCCCTTGAGCCGCTGCGGGTAGAACGCGTTGATGTTCGCCATCGAGGACGCGAAGTTGCCGCCGCCGACACCGGCCACGCACGCGATGATCAACAGCGTGGTGTACGAGACGCCCGGCTGGATCAGGAACGCGGCCAGCCCGGCCGGGATCAGCAGCAGCAGCGCGCTGATGATCGTCCAGTTCCGGCCGCCGAACGTGGCGACCGCGAACGTGTAGGGCAGCCGCACCACCGAGCCGAGCGCGGCCGGTGCGGCGGTGAGCAGGAACTTCTGCGCCGGGTCGATGCCGTAGGCGGGACCGAGGAAGAGGACCAGCACGGACCAGAGCGTCCAGATGGAGAAGCCGATGTGCTCGGAGAAGATCGAGAAGATCAGGTTCCGGCGGGCGATCTTCGCGCCGCCGTTCGCCCAGAAGTCCGGGTCCTCCGGCCGCCAGTCGTCGATCCAGCGTCCGTGCCGCCGCGCCGCTGCGGCGATCGTGTCAGTGGGTGCAATCGTCGTCGCGGTGCTCATGATCGACTCCGGTTTCAGCCGTGAAGGATCAGCAACACACCGAAACGTAGGTAGCCGGGATTTCTCCGGAGTTCGAGTCGTGAGTCAGGCCTGCAACGTCGGTCTAACCGGGCCTGACCTGCGGAAGTGAGTTCACCATCGGGTCGGGGCCGCGGTGAGAGCCAGTTGACACGACCGACACGGGAGAGACCCGGACGGGAAATCCCGGGTGGCGACGCTTCCGTACATGACCGATGGCGACCGCGTTGAAACGCACTGTCCGTACTGCGCACTGCAGTGCGGCATGACGCTGCGCCGCGCCGATGATCTCATCTCGGTCGAGCCTCGCGAGTTCCCCACCAACCGGGGCGGCCTCTGCCAGAAGGGCTGGACCGCCGCCGACCTCCTGGACCACCCCGAGCGTCTGCGCACGCCGCTCGTCCGGCGAGACGGCGAACTCCAGCCGGCCACCTGGGACGAAGCGCTCACGCTGGTCGCTTCCACGATCAAGAGCATCCAGCGGCGGTACGACGAGAACGCCGTGGCCGTGTTCGGCGGAGGCGGGCTGACCAACGAGAAGTCGTATGCGCTCGGCAAGTTCGCCCGCGTCGCGCTGCGCACCCGCAACATCGACTACAACGGCCGGTTCTGCATGTCGTCCGCGGCCGCGGCCGGCATCCGCGCGTTCGGCATCGACCGCGGCCTGCCGTTCCCGCTCGAGGACGTGGGCAGCGCGGACACGCTGCTGCTGGTCGGCGCGAACGTGGCCGAGACGATGCCGCCGTTCGGCCGCTGGCTGGCCGACCAGAAGGCGCGCGGCGGCACGCTGATCGTGGTCGACCCGCGTGCCACGCCGACCGCGAAGCAGGCCACGCTGCACCTGCAGCCGACCCCCGGCACCGACCTGGCGATCGCGAACGCGCTGCTGCACATCGCGCTCACCGAGGGCCTGCTGGACAAGGACTACCTGGCGGAGCGCACCACCGGCTTCGACGACGTGCGCCGGACCGTGGCGAACTACTGGCCGGCCCGGGTCGAGCGGCTGACCGGCGTACCCGTGGCTGATCTGGAACGGACCGCGCGGGCACTGGCCGGTGGCGAGCGCGTGATCATCCTGACCGCGCGCGGCGCCGAGCAGCACGCGAAGGGCGTGGACACGGTCACCGCGTTCATCAACCTGGCGCTCGCGCTCGGGCTGCCCGGCCGGCCCGGTTCCGGCTACGGCTGCCTGACCGGGCAGGGCAACGGGCAGGGCGGTCGCGAGCACGGGCAGAAGGCGGACCAGCTCCCCGGCTACCGCAAGATCGACGACCCGGCGGCCCGCGCGCACGTCGGCGGCGTCTGGGGCGTGGACCCGGCGTCGCTGCCCGGTCCGGGCGTCTCCGCCTACGAGCTGCTGGACGCGCTGGGCACCGAGGCCGGGCCGAAGGCGATGCTGCTGTTCGGGTCGAACCCGGTGGTCTCCGCGCCGCGCGCCGGCCGGGTCACCGAGCGGATCAGGAGCCTGGAGTTCCTGGTCGTCGCGGACTTCCTGCTGTCCGAGACGGCCGCGCTGGCGGACGTGGTGCTGCCCACCGCGATGTGGGCCGAGGAGGACGGCACCATGACGAACCTGGAGGGCCGGGTGCTGCGCCGGCACGCGATCCGCCGCCCGCCCGGTCAGGCCCGCACCGACCTGGAGATCCTGCACGACCTGGCGACGCGGCTGGGCAC
This genomic interval carries:
- a CDS encoding NAD(+)/NADH kinase, yielding MGMVHTVGLVLHPQRDSKIAIDTIVEWARARGVTVLGLPDEIARIDCSAVPAGEVELLDRSDLLVSLGGDGTMLRSMRLSAGRSTPVLGVNLGRLGFLAEIDVDELPETLSRIDGHDFTVESRMAIRTLLPDGSEVTAFNDIALARVPGEGMAGVAISVQGAPFVRYAADAVIVATSTGSTAYSFAAGGPIVSPTVEGFLVVPSSAHSSFNRALVLSADEEVVLDLLPSSGELALEVDGIISGRLKPGDQICVSARRAAANVVRLGRTTFYERARRKLRVNGSAEVD
- a CDS encoding nitrate/nitrite transporter; amino-acid sequence: MSTATTIAPTDTIAAAARRHGRWIDDWRPEDPDFWANGGAKIARRNLIFSIFSEHIGFSIWTLWSVLVLFLGPAYGIDPAQKFLLTAAPAALGSVVRLPYTFAVATFGGRNWTIISALLLLIPAGLAAFLIQPGVSYTTLLIIACVAGVGGGNFASSMANINAFYPQRLKGWALGLNAGGGNLGVAVVQLVGLAVLATAGAGRPGLIAGIYIPLIVVAAVASALYMDNLTVASNEKGALREVSRDPHTWIMSVLYIGTFGSFIGFGFAFGQVLQVQFKDSFSTPVEAAYLTFLGPLLGSLIRPIGGALADRFGGAFVTMLNFAAMGAGAAVVLYASTARSLPLYLVGFVLLFVFSGVGNGSTYKMIPAIFKAKSTLSDAPPEIAEARARRLSGALIGIAGAIGAFGGVLVNIAFRQSFLTTGSAEAAYLAFIAYYALCLAVTWFVYLRPSPSRLAGV
- a CDS encoding molybdopterin oxidoreductase family protein; the protein is MTDGDRVETHCPYCALQCGMTLRRADDLISVEPREFPTNRGGLCQKGWTAADLLDHPERLRTPLVRRDGELQPATWDEALTLVASTIKSIQRRYDENAVAVFGGGGLTNEKSYALGKFARVALRTRNIDYNGRFCMSSAAAAGIRAFGIDRGLPFPLEDVGSADTLLLVGANVAETMPPFGRWLADQKARGGTLIVVDPRATPTAKQATLHLQPTPGTDLAIANALLHIALTEGLLDKDYLAERTTGFDDVRRTVANYWPARVERLTGVPVADLERTARALAGGERVIILTARGAEQHAKGVDTVTAFINLALALGLPGRPGSGYGCLTGQGNGQGGREHGQKADQLPGYRKIDDPAARAHVGGVWGVDPASLPGPGVSAYELLDALGTEAGPKAMLLFGSNPVVSAPRAGRVTERIRSLEFLVVADFLLSETAALADVVLPTAMWAEEDGTMTNLEGRVLRRHAIRRPPGQARTDLEILHDLATRLGTERGFPADPAEVFGELRRASAGGVADYAGVTWERIDAHDGVFWPCPDTDGPDTPRMFAERFGTPDGRARMVAVEHRAAAEEPCADYPLYLTTGRVLAQYQSGTQTRRVGALRRAAPHAFVELHPDLAARLGVADGESLTVTSRRGEVTAPARLSDAIRADTVFMPFHWAGAGRANSLTNDALDPTSRMPEFKVCAVRVERAFG